In one window of Ptiloglossa arizonensis isolate GNS036 chromosome 5, iyPtiAriz1_principal, whole genome shotgun sequence DNA:
- the LOC143147369 gene encoding PAT complex subunit CCDC47-like isoform X1, whose translation MKLWLVVVHIILVATNIWVTAHFHEELPEDNEFAEFEDFEEEKPTQSINDHGAEHFKESNNNQDFEEEDVVIVDNDSEFDHFDEEEFEGVDTVGANNGPKSDEPSTLTITKIPLHLRARWDSFYLEILMIIGLLVYFINYVAGRSKNARIAETWLMEHKQLLLDNFSLVGDTGKSIEDMSENGLVKESQSHYSLYCSGRVGCDSMLIELKLIRRQDLVAVLAQLVRPQNDQVLIRIELAKDETDNFVLAIATKRTAVHITRDMADISVYCPEKRPGEKFGLPSGFYVMSEIAEAASATLDTRVLQAFTKFAPYIDYIHISDQFSGPKQQEDTTQLTMPEVKRVLLVGLNISIKGRTTNAEGQEKLKLLLQLTFYLLDKLRRFKLSKESKSKADKNRLRVEEAFLKTTHAARAEAAAQRREERRRAEKERILQEEDPDKQRKWEEKEQRRLAKKKTPRMKQLKSLKPP comes from the exons ATGAAATTGTGGTTAGTAGTAGTTCATATTATACTAGTTGCAACAAATATATGGGTCACTGCACATTTCCATGAAGAACTTCCTGAAGATAATGAATTTGCTGAATTTGAAGACTTTGAAGAAGAGAAACCAACTCAGTCAATTAATGATCATGGAGCAGAACATTTTAAAGAATCAAATAATAATCAAGATTTTGAAGAGGAAGATGTTGTAATTGTTGATAATGATAGTGAATTTGATCATTTTGATGAAGAAGAATTTGAAGGTGTAGATACAGTTGGTGCAAATAATGGTCCGAAAAGTGATGAACCATCTACATTAACAATTACAAAAATACCACTCCATTTGCGTGCAAGATGGGATAGTTTTTACTTAGAAATACTAATGATCATTGGTCTActagtatattttattaattatgtaGCAGGACGTTCTAAAAATGCTCGCATAGCAGAAACGTGGTTGATGGAGCATAAACAGCTGTTACTCGATAATTTTTCCCTCGTTGGTGATACCGGAAAATCGATAGAAGATATGTCAGAAAATGGTTTAGTAAAAGAAAGTCAATCTCACTATAGTTTATATTGTTCAGGGCGAGTTGGTTGTGATTCCATgctaattgaattaaaattaattagaagACAAGATTTAGTAGCAGTATTAGCACAACTTGTGCGACCTCAAAATGATCAAGTACTTATACGTATAGAATTAGCAAAGGATGAAACAGATAATTTTGTGCTAGCAATAGCTACAAAACGGACTGCAGTGCATATAACACGTGATATGGCTGATATCAGTGTCTATTGTCCAGAAAAGAGACCAGGAGAAAAATTTGGTCTTCCATCAGGATTTTATGTAATGTCTGAAATTGCTGAAGCAGCATCAGCTACTTTAGATACAAGAGTTTTACAAGCATTTACAAAGTTTGCACCATATATAGATTATATACATATTAGTGACCAGTTTAGCGGTCCAAAGCAACAAGA agaTACAACTCAATTAACAATGCCTGAAGTAAAGAGAGTTCTACTTGTTGGATTAAATATAAGTATTAAAGGGCGTACTACTAACGCAGAAGGtcaagaaaaattgaaactccTTTTACAACTAACGTTTTATTTATTAGATAAATTACGTCGTTTCAAGTTGTCTAAAGAG AGTAAAAGTAAAGCTGATAAAAATAGATTGAGAGTAGAGGAAGCATTCTTAAAAACAACCCATGCAGCTAGAGCCGAAGCAGCTGCACAGCGACGAGAAGAGCGTCGTAGGGCTGAAAAGGAACGTATCTTACAGGAAGAAGATCCTGATAAACAAAGAAAGTGGGAAGAAAAAGAACAACGAAGACTTGCTAAAAAGAAAACACCTAGAATGAAGCAGCTTAAG AGTCTGAAGCCGCCTTAA
- the LOC143147369 gene encoding PAT complex subunit CCDC47-like isoform X2: MKLWLVVVHIILVATNIWVTAHFHEELPEDNEFAEFEDFEEEKPTQSINDHGAEHFKESNNNQDFEEEDVVIVDNDSEFDHFDEEEFEGVDTVGANNGPKSDEPSTLTITKIPLHLRARWDSFYLEILMIIGLLVYFINYVAGRSKNARIAETWLMEHKQLLLDNFSLVGDTGKSIEDMSENGLVKESQSHYSLYCSGRVGCDSMLIELKLIRRQDLVAVLAQLVRPQNDQVLIRIELAKDETDNFVLAIATKRTAVHITRDMADISVYCPEKRPGEKFGLPSGFYVMSEIAEAASATLDTRVLQAFTKFAPYIDYIHISDQFSGPKQQEDTTQLTMPEVKRVLLVGLNISIKGRTTNAEGQEKLKLLLQLTFYLLDKLRRFKLSKESKSKADKNRLRVEEAFLKTTHAARAEAAAQRREERRRAEKERILQEEDPDKQRKWEEKEQRRLAKKKTPRMKQLKVKAL, encoded by the exons ATGAAATTGTGGTTAGTAGTAGTTCATATTATACTAGTTGCAACAAATATATGGGTCACTGCACATTTCCATGAAGAACTTCCTGAAGATAATGAATTTGCTGAATTTGAAGACTTTGAAGAAGAGAAACCAACTCAGTCAATTAATGATCATGGAGCAGAACATTTTAAAGAATCAAATAATAATCAAGATTTTGAAGAGGAAGATGTTGTAATTGTTGATAATGATAGTGAATTTGATCATTTTGATGAAGAAGAATTTGAAGGTGTAGATACAGTTGGTGCAAATAATGGTCCGAAAAGTGATGAACCATCTACATTAACAATTACAAAAATACCACTCCATTTGCGTGCAAGATGGGATAGTTTTTACTTAGAAATACTAATGATCATTGGTCTActagtatattttattaattatgtaGCAGGACGTTCTAAAAATGCTCGCATAGCAGAAACGTGGTTGATGGAGCATAAACAGCTGTTACTCGATAATTTTTCCCTCGTTGGTGATACCGGAAAATCGATAGAAGATATGTCAGAAAATGGTTTAGTAAAAGAAAGTCAATCTCACTATAGTTTATATTGTTCAGGGCGAGTTGGTTGTGATTCCATgctaattgaattaaaattaattagaagACAAGATTTAGTAGCAGTATTAGCACAACTTGTGCGACCTCAAAATGATCAAGTACTTATACGTATAGAATTAGCAAAGGATGAAACAGATAATTTTGTGCTAGCAATAGCTACAAAACGGACTGCAGTGCATATAACACGTGATATGGCTGATATCAGTGTCTATTGTCCAGAAAAGAGACCAGGAGAAAAATTTGGTCTTCCATCAGGATTTTATGTAATGTCTGAAATTGCTGAAGCAGCATCAGCTACTTTAGATACAAGAGTTTTACAAGCATTTACAAAGTTTGCACCATATATAGATTATATACATATTAGTGACCAGTTTAGCGGTCCAAAGCAACAAGA agaTACAACTCAATTAACAATGCCTGAAGTAAAGAGAGTTCTACTTGTTGGATTAAATATAAGTATTAAAGGGCGTACTACTAACGCAGAAGGtcaagaaaaattgaaactccTTTTACAACTAACGTTTTATTTATTAGATAAATTACGTCGTTTCAAGTTGTCTAAAGAG AGTAAAAGTAAAGCTGATAAAAATAGATTGAGAGTAGAGGAAGCATTCTTAAAAACAACCCATGCAGCTAGAGCCGAAGCAGCTGCACAGCGACGAGAAGAGCGTCGTAGGGCTGAAAAGGAACGTATCTTACAGGAAGAAGATCCTGATAAACAAAGAAAGTGGGAAGAAAAAGAACAACGAAGACTTGCTAAAAAGAAAACACCTAGAATGAAGCAGCTTAAGGTGAAAGCATTATGA